TTGCGGTTTACCTAAATTAATTAGCCATTGTAAAAATGGTGCCATTGTGCGTTCGTTAAGTGCGCCATTGAGTGAAAGAATACCCCAAAGCAAACGGTGTAACCAAGTCATTTGAATCATCATCCGCACTTCCCAAGTTGGATGCTTTTGATAAAACAAAACTCCCATCCGTCCGCGTTGAATTTCTTTATCAATCAAGTTAGGAATTTGTTCTAAGTTAAATGCTGGATGCCAATGATAACCGACTGCTGCTGGACATTTAATCAGTTGCAAACCGAGATTTTTTAGCCTGACACCAAGTTCTAAATCTTCCCATCCATAGAGTTGAAAACTAGTGTCAAATAGTCCAGCTTCCTCTAGCCAATGTTTAGGAATTGCGACATTCCCTGTAGCAAAAAAAGCTGCTGAAAAATCTGTGACTTTATAAGGTTCAGCGGTGGGATTCTCGAAATTACAAGTATTAATAACTGCACCATAGGTAAAAAAGCGATCGCTTCCCAATCTCTTTTGTCCCTGTACTAGTGCATCAGCATGAGCTTGCAAGAAGTTTGACAGCACCACTAAATCGCTATCAATAAAGATAATTGTATCTCCCAGTGCTTTTTCTACGCCCAAATTCCGCGCCGCCGCCGGGCCGTTATGATCTTGCTCAAACCATCGCACATGGGGAAACTCGTCTTTATGTGCTGCTAACCATTCTAAAGTGCCATCAGTAGAACCATCATCTACCAAAACAATTTCATAACCTGTAATCGGAGTTGACTCAGCAAAATCCTGCACCTCCAAGGCGCGCAGACACTTTTCTAAAATTGGTTGGCGATTATAAGTCGGTATTACAACGCTGAAATACACAGTCTCACCCACAACACTATTACCCATCTCCAGAATAGGACAACTGCGACACTAGTACTGTTCCTGTTCGCTTAAACGCAAATAATAAACGATGTGTTGGATATCAAACTACTAAGGTAGACACTCAATAGTGTGTATTTTTAATTACTTACTTAAAATCGCTAAGACTTTTCTTAATCAAAAGATAATCTTTAGTTAATTATTGATATGTAGATTTATCGCTGATTAATGAAGTACAGATAAATAGTATTAATCAATAAATCAGCGTTCTAAACATATTTAGCTATCAATAATTTTTCTGTCATTGCAGAGGAAAGCTTAATGTCTAAATTAAGTCGCAGGCAAATTTTAATATTTTTTGCTGGTAGTGTTAGTGCTACATTGTGGGGCACTAAAAATCTCAACACTGCTTCTAGTAATGCTGGTAAAAAAATTACATCACTCAACTTTACACCAGTACGTTTACCTCATCCTCTACCAATTTATCAAAAGCACAAAAGTTTTTTACCAACGGGAATAGGTCAGGGACAAGAATTAAATATATCTGAGGATATAAAATTGACTAGTTACAACGTAGTTGATGATGTTGTAGTGCCTCCAGAATACGAACGTTACGTAATTGTCAGTTGGGGCGATCGCGTGTTTCCCAATCGAGATGA
The genomic region above belongs to Calothrix sp. NIES-2098 and contains:
- a CDS encoding family 2 glycosyl transferase, with protein sequence MGNSVVGETVYFSVVIPTYNRQPILEKCLRALEVQDFAESTPITGYEIVLVDDGSTDGTLEWLAAHKDEFPHVRWFEQDHNGPAAARNLGVEKALGDTIIFIDSDLVVLSNFLQAHADALVQGQKRLGSDRFFTYGAVINTCNFENPTAEPYKVTDFSAAFFATGNVAIPKHWLEEAGLFDTSFQLYGWEDLELGVRLKNLGLQLIKCPAAVGYHWHPAFNLEQIPNLIDKEIQRGRMGVLFYQKHPTWEVRMMIQMTWLHRLLWGILSLNGALNERTMAPFLQWLINLGKPQLALEAARIFLNWYNVKGVYDAYAQSQKAL